The Vigna radiata var. radiata cultivar VC1973A unplaced genomic scaffold, Vradiata_ver6 scaffold_426, whole genome shotgun sequence genome contains a region encoding:
- the LOC106779139 gene encoding uncharacterized protein LOC106779139 — MSPAITTPTQPLSIAVISAARPQRKAATVKTDKKKGQTSLGFGGDKKETKWHCVEGCGACCKLQKGPSFPSPEEFFDDPSDVQLYKSLIGPDGWCIHYEKSTRKCSIYPDRPYFCRAEPEVFKSLFGVKEKNFDKEACSFCRDTIKAIYGSNSEELCNFNSSIRKSSS, encoded by the exons ATGTCTCCCGCCATCACCACTCCAACACAGCCGTTATCTATCGCCGTCATTTCAGCGGCGCGTCCTCAACGGAAGGCGGCGACGGTTAAGACCGACAAAAAGAAAGGGCAAACCAGCCTCGGCTTCGGCGGCGACAAGAAGGAAACAAAGTGGCACTGCGTGGAGGGTTGTGGGGCATGCTGTAAGCTACAAAAGGGTCCTTCCTTTCCTTCACCTGAAGAATTTTTCGATGACCCTTCTGATGTTCAG CTCTACAAAAGCTTGATAGGACCAGATGGATGGTGTATTCATTATGAGAAGAGTACTCGGAAATGTTCCATTTACCCTG ATCGTCCGTATTTTTGCCGTGCGGAGCCAGAGGTGTTTAAATCTTTGTTTGGAGTTAAAGAGAAGAATTTCGACAAGGAAGCCTGCAG TTTCTGCAGGGACACGATTAAGGCTATTTATGGTTCCAATTCAGAGGAACTTTGTAATTTCAACAGCTCAATAAGGAAATCTTCTAGTTAG